Genomic segment of Mycolicibacterium psychrotolerans:
TGGAAGAACCCCCAGGCGAGCATGATGTACATGCCCATCATGAAGGCGTAGGTCGGGATCGCGAACGCGGTGCCCGATTCCCGGATTCCGCGTAGGTTCAGCGACGCCAGGATCGTGATCGCCGCGATCGCGAACCACACCTTGTGGTGGTCGACGAACGGGATCGCCGAGCCGATGTTCGACATCGCCGAGGACATCGACACCGCAACGGTCAGCACGTAGTCGACCAGCAGCGCGCTGGCCACCGTGAGCCCCGCGTTGGGGCCGAGGTTGGTCGTCACCACCTCGTAGTCGCCGCCGCCGGACGGATACGCGTGCACGTTCTGCCGGTAGCTCGCGATCACGATCAGCATGACGCCGGCCACCACCAGGCCGATCCACGGCGCCATCGAGTACGCGGACAGGCCGGCGACCGACAGCACCAGGAAGATCTCCTCCGGCGCGTAGGCCACCGACGACAGCGCGTCGGAGGCGAAGACCGGAAGCGCGATCCGCTTGGGCAACAGGGTGTGCGCCAGCTTGTCGCTACGGAACGGCCGGCCCAGTACGAGCCGCCGCGCGGCAGTCGAAAGCTTGGACACGAGTGCCAAGGGTAAGCCCGACGGTCACCGGACGCTGCAAAGCTGTAGCGTTCCTGGCGAGCACTCAGTGGCGGTAGGTGTCGGACCGCCGCGTTCGGCCCCGCCGGAAAGGACCCCCAGGTGCGTGTAGTGGTGATGGGATGCGGCCGGGTGGGCGCCTCCCTGTCCGACAGTCTGGCCCGGATCGGCCACGACGTCGCCGTCATCGACCGTGACGGCACGGCCTTCCACCGCCTGTCCCCGGAGTTCTCCGGCGAACGCGTGGTGGGCATGGGGTTCGACCGTGACGTGCTGATCCGGGCGGGCATCGAGGGCGCGTCGGCGTTCGCGGCGGTGTCCTCGGGCGACAACTCCAACATCATCTCCGCCCGGGTGGCGCGGGAGACCTTCGGCGTGCAGCGCGTGGTCGCGCGTATCTACGACGCCAAGCGGGCCGCGGTCTACGAGCGGCTGGGCATCCCGACGGTGGCGACGGTGCCGTGGACCACCGACCGACTGCTCAACGTGCTGATCCGCGAAACCGAGACCACCAAGTGGCGCGACCCCAGCGGCAACGTCGGCGTCACCGAACTCGCCCTGCACGAGAACTGGGTGGGCCGTCGCCTGTCCGAGTTGGAATCGGCCACCTCAGGCCGCGCCGCGTTCCTGATCCGCTTCGGCGCCGGTCTGCTGCCCGACGCGAAAACCGTGATCCAGGCGGGAGAT
This window contains:
- a CDS encoding potassium channel family protein, whose product is MRVVVMGCGRVGASLSDSLARIGHDVAVIDRDGTAFHRLSPEFSGERVVGMGFDRDVLIRAGIEGASAFAAVSSGDNSNIISARVARETFGVQRVVARIYDAKRAAVYERLGIPTVATVPWTTDRLLNVLIRETETTKWRDPSGNVGVTELALHENWVGRRLSELESATSGRAAFLIRFGAGLLPDAKTVIQAGDQVYMAAISGHIAEALAIAALPPSEEAE